A single genomic interval of Acetobacteraceae bacterium harbors:
- a CDS encoding NAD-dependent epimerase/dehydratase family protein yields the protein MVSGEAERDFEKGYHVNLAGTQALFEAIRLNGMRHNWVPRVVYASSNAVFGGDFPDVIPDDFHLTPQTSYGVQKAIGELLLQNYSRKGFSMGSASACPRSPCDRAGPMPPHPVSSPVLFGSLLSGRRRSCLSVTRRDTG from the coding sequence GTGGTTTCAGGTGAGGCGGAGCGCGATTTTGAAAAAGGTTATCATGTCAATCTCGCAGGCACGCAGGCATTATTTGAAGCGATCCGCCTTAACGGGATGCGGCATAATTGGGTGCCGCGCGTGGTTTATGCCTCGTCCAATGCGGTTTTCGGCGGTGATTTCCCGGATGTTATACCGGATGATTTCCACCTGACACCGCAAACAAGTTATGGCGTGCAGAAAGCTATCGGCGAGCTGCTTTTGCAGAATTACAGCCGCAAGGGTTTTTCGATGGGATCGGCATCCGCCTGCCCACGATCTCCGTGCGACCGGGCCGGCCCAATGCCGCCGCATCCGGTTTCTTCTCCAGTATTATTCGGGAGCCTCTTGTCGGGCAGGAGGCGATCCTGCCTGTCAGTGACGAGACGCGACACTGGATGA
- a CDS encoding LysR family transcriptional regulator encodes MDEARSAFLSRLKLRHLRLLVALSETRSLRRASEYMSMTQPSCSVLLSELEALAGAPLCTRHARGLQLNALGLIAAQTARSMLHEARKLQEEFSQYATGVMGSVHLGAIVASIGDVMAPSMQALTASYPRITTHLVTDTSDRLLQHLHAGDLDIVIGRQIEAVIDPTLDCVGPRSEPLAVVARRGHPMARKRALTLQDLAGLQWVLQTAPSPMRRAIDTMFIASGVSIPRCKIETASTYATFKIVRSSEMCAIVPKSVAQSFSDWPGITSLDITLPDLLGNYHVITIKNRTLSPAAILVRAHLSETVIA; translated from the coding sequence ATGGACGAGGCGCGCTCGGCTTTTCTTTCCCGACTGAAATTGCGGCATCTGCGCCTGCTGGTGGCCTTGTCCGAGACGCGCAGCTTGCGGCGCGCGAGTGAATATATGTCCATGACACAGCCTTCATGCTCCGTCCTTTTATCGGAGCTGGAGGCCCTCGCGGGTGCGCCTCTCTGCACACGCCATGCGCGGGGCTTGCAACTCAACGCGCTCGGGCTCATCGCTGCACAGACGGCACGAAGCATGTTGCATGAAGCCCGTAAATTGCAGGAGGAATTCTCCCAATATGCAACGGGTGTCATGGGGTCGGTCCATTTGGGCGCAATTGTCGCCAGTATTGGCGATGTGATGGCGCCGTCCATGCAGGCGCTGACAGCGTCATATCCGCGCATCACGACGCATCTCGTGACGGATACGAGTGATCGCCTCCTGCAACACCTCCATGCAGGTGACCTCGATATTGTGATCGGGCGGCAGATTGAAGCGGTGATCGACCCCACTCTCGATTGTGTCGGTCCAAGGTCCGAGCCTCTCGCGGTTGTTGCGCGGCGCGGCCACCCCATGGCCCGGAAGCGGGCCCTGACATTGCAGGACCTCGCCGGGCTGCAATGGGTGCTGCAGACAGCGCCAAGCCCGATGCGACGCGCCATTGACACAATGTTTATCGCCAGTGGCGTCTCGATCCCGCGCTGTAAAATTGAGACAGCGTCGACTTATGCGACATTCAAAATTGTCAGGAGCTCAGAAATGTGCGCGATCGTGCCGAAATCCGTTGCACAAAGCTTTTCCGACTGGCCAGGAATCACATCGCTTGATATCACTTTACCTGATTTATTAGGGAATTATCACGTCATCACGATAAAGAACCGGACTTTGAGCCCCGCGGCGATCTTGGTCCGCGCCCATTTATCCGAAACGGTGATCGCATAA
- a CDS encoding DUF2612 domain-containing protein, translating to MRDVFETILAQYAASPRLRMILDWFNQSIDPQNTIDQWYQRVFSLETASGWGLDVWGRIVGIARVIPVAKTEYLGFEEADDRSGTAWPMNDGVFYRGTAVTSGFALTDDAYRQLIMAKAAANLCSGSIADINAILMTLFGAYGDIWVEETSATTMTICYSWDLTHAQSTIIVTSKALPRPSGLRLTYRYVAP from the coding sequence ATGCGTGATGTGTTCGAGACCATCCTGGCGCAATATGCGGCATCCCCGCGCCTGCGTATGATCCTTGATTGGTTTAATCAGAGCATCGACCCGCAAAATACCATTGATCAATGGTATCAGCGCGTCTTCTCGTTGGAGACGGCGTCCGGCTGGGGGCTTGATGTGTGGGGCAGGATTGTCGGGATCGCACGGGTCATTCCCGTTGCTAAAACAGAATATCTGGGTTTTGAGGAGGCCGATGATCGCTCCGGCACGGCGTGGCCGATGAATGATGGCGTTTTCTATCGCGGCACGGCGGTTACATCGGGCTTTGCCCTGACAGACGATGCCTATCGGCAACTGATCATGGCGAAGGCAGCGGCTAATCTCTGTAGCGGCAGCATCGCCGACATCAACGCCATTCTCATGACTCTCTTCGGCGCTTACGGGGATATCTGGGTCGAGGAAACATCCGCCACAACCATGACGATCTGTTACAGCTGGGACCTCACCCACGCCCAAAGCACGATCATCGTGACCTCAAAGGCCCTGCCGCGCCCCAGCGGGCTGCGCCTGACCTACCGGTATGTCGCCCCGTAA
- a CDS encoding Gp138 family membrane-puncturing spike protein has product MDDNVDALPPLEAGLYHGSMRPFDSAQSFNAINSPIRRMLMMIGADTLVKVVAVNAEGTDPVGSVDVLPLVMQQTGDGHAVPHDVIYNVPYIRVQGGKTAIILDPQVGDIGAVIICGRDISGVKEMRAASHPRTLRMHDMADAIYIGGLFNTRPETYIKLENDEITMVAEGTTLNSRLDVTETMTVRKGATFIDALHVQGPTSLKGDAEVGGKLRVATGASGQFETMNGHMIAVENGIVVAIS; this is encoded by the coding sequence GTGGATGACAATGTCGATGCGCTCCCGCCTTTGGAGGCGGGGCTTTATCATGGTTCCATGCGGCCTTTCGACAGTGCACAATCTTTCAATGCCATCAATTCACCCATTCGCCGGATGCTGATGATGATAGGGGCCGATACGCTGGTGAAGGTGGTTGCCGTCAATGCTGAGGGGACAGATCCGGTTGGTTCCGTGGATGTGCTGCCGCTCGTGATGCAACAGACGGGGGACGGACATGCTGTCCCGCATGATGTTATCTATAATGTCCCCTATATCAGGGTGCAGGGCGGCAAAACCGCCATTATTCTTGACCCACAGGTTGGGGATATTGGTGCCGTCATTATTTGCGGCCGCGATATTTCGGGCGTGAAGGAGATGCGCGCCGCTTCCCATCCGCGGACATTACGCATGCATGATATGGCAGACGCCATCTATATTGGTGGGCTGTTTAATACGCGTCCGGAAACCTATATCAAGCTTGAGAATGACGAGATCACCATGGTGGCGGAAGGCACGACCCTGAACAGCAGGCTCGACGTCACGGAAACAATGACGGTCAGGAAAGGCGCCACTTTCATTGACGCGCTGCACGTGCAGGGCCCCACATCCCTTAAGGGCGATGCGGAAGTGGGCGGGAAATTGCGTGTGGCGACAGGGGCGAGTGGTCAGTTCGAGACCATGAATGGCCATATGATTGCCGTCGAGAACGGGATTGTCGTCGCGATTTCATGA
- a CDS encoding glycoside hydrolase, which translates to MKDVILQILQETKDAINEIMKRDDFDGSALDYSKFSDYFYGVSVSDLVAESDIYDLSVLSEIEDILSQIQTLRSARPDRSVAAEEDAQQSVKPEPLSFFWDKKEKIYHSAPAQAIDGFGVFAGRETVFYEDKNRDSMLSDLFSKEGLHLSILRAEIDYEYKSSDLNDSINQYWVLKNAKQKYDIDKIFASTWSPPAWMKTIPDQIEGKNFNRLDSKYDDVFCCYILKISMDFETAGIPLYAVSPMNEPEFPTSSWAGTIWLPTDVARFVPKLHVTLNRFGSHTKTIIGECANWAVSDIFTFCSLCIMWLSGTLDKVEISASHGYTISNPFGGDSSVTYNQKSYNWVFDRFSKQRWITEISETTEFDPSMKKGLEFASSLHGFLTRGNVNAFTFWLGVEKTSNECLIKTDGETYTKGKVYFVYGNYTKFISPGYTRLKTSRNTSYNGVLYSAYKDPNAANSLTMVMINQSDLDSDIEFEVVDSGIQALTPYLTAEGDDNNWKKLDDIHLDASSNSFKTTIPTNSVVTFKEVAA; encoded by the coding sequence ATGAAAGATGTCATACTTCAAATTCTGCAGGAGACAAAAGACGCCATCAATGAAATCATGAAACGTGATGATTTCGATGGATCGGCGCTCGATTACTCTAAATTTTCGGATTATTTCTACGGCGTTTCAGTAAGTGATCTCGTGGCGGAAAGCGATATCTATGATCTGAGCGTTTTATCGGAAATTGAAGACATACTCTCGCAAATCCAGACGCTGCGCAGCGCACGCCCTGACCGTTCCGTCGCGGCGGAAGAGGACGCGCAACAATCCGTCAAGCCCGAACCCCTGAGTTTCTTCTGGGACAAGAAGGAGAAAATCTATCACAGCGCGCCAGCCCAGGCGATTGACGGTTTTGGCGTGTTCGCGGGGCGCGAGACGGTTTTTTACGAGGATAAAAACCGGGACAGCATGTTGAGTGACCTTTTTTCCAAAGAGGGTCTGCATCTGTCCATTTTGCGAGCTGAAATTGATTACGAATATAAAAGCTCGGACCTGAATGATTCCATCAATCAATATTGGGTCTTGAAAAACGCCAAACAGAAATATGACATCGACAAGATCTTCGCCAGCACCTGGTCACCGCCTGCCTGGATGAAAACCATTCCCGATCAGATCGAGGGAAAAAATTTCAACAGGCTCGACTCAAAATATGATGATGTTTTCTGCTGCTATATCCTGAAAATCAGCATGGATTTTGAGACGGCAGGTATCCCGCTCTATGCTGTTTCCCCCATGAATGAGCCGGAATTTCCGACCTCCAGCTGGGCCGGTACGATCTGGCTGCCGACAGATGTCGCGCGATTTGTACCCAAGCTTCACGTGACGCTCAATCGCTTTGGCTCTCATACCAAGACGATTATCGGTGAATGCGCCAACTGGGCAGTGTCCGATATCTTCACGTTCTGCAGTCTCTGCATCATGTGGTTGAGTGGCACACTCGATAAGGTGGAGATCAGCGCCAGTCACGGTTACACCATCTCCAATCCTTTCGGTGGTGACTCGAGTGTGACCTATAATCAGAAATCCTATAACTGGGTTTTTGACCGTTTCAGCAAGCAGAGATGGATCACCGAGATCTCGGAAACCACAGAGTTCGACCCGAGCATGAAGAAAGGTCTGGAGTTTGCCTCCAGTCTTCATGGTTTTCTTACGCGCGGAAACGTCAATGCCTTCACTTTCTGGCTTGGCGTTGAGAAGACGAGTAATGAATGCCTGATCAAAACGGATGGCGAGACCTACACCAAGGGGAAAGTATATTTCGTATACGGTAATTATACGAAGTTCATCAGCCCTGGTTATACACGTCTCAAGACGTCGAGAAACACATCCTATAATGGCGTCCTCTATTCAGCCTATAAGGACCCGAACGCCGCGAACTCCCTGACAATGGTCATGATCAACCAGAGTGACCTTGATAGCGATATCGAGTTTGAGGTGGTCGATTCCGGCATTCAGGCTCTGACGCCTTATCTGACTGCAGAAGGTGACGATAATAACTGGAAAAAACTGGACGATATCCATCTGGACGCGTCGTCAAACAGCTTCAAGACGACCATCCCAACGAATAGCGTCGTGACATTCAAAGAGGTAGCGGCCTAA
- a CDS encoding DNA alkylation repair protein, translated as MSMNIPPAHLAALQEGSAETRHLADMLAIDMSRLLRRLHLPPADIAALDLQNQGFVERMRRAGALLGSRYSEGEICALQSHASDTIRGFAAYATIEALNGEARQNASELCRAIRPFAADRHFGVREWAWMAVRPAFAARLAEAIDTLTPGVHDPDPNIRRFAIEVLRPRGVWTRHILALRRDPSPILPLLNPLRTETHKYVQDSVANWLNDAGKDNPAFVIELCQSWRTAQPDHPGTLRICRRAQRRLKSPA; from the coding sequence ATGTCGATGAATATCCCACCTGCACATCTTGCCGCACTTCAGGAAGGTTCGGCCGAAACGCGTCATCTGGCGGACATGCTGGCAATCGATATGTCACGACTTCTCCGGCGCCTTCATCTCCCTCCGGCCGACATTGCCGCGTTGGATCTCCAAAATCAGGGATTTGTGGAGCGTATGCGGCGTGCCGGGGCGCTGCTCGGGTCGCGTTATTCGGAGGGGGAGATCTGCGCATTGCAGTCTCACGCCAGTGACACAATCCGTGGCTTTGCGGCCTATGCGACGATCGAAGCGCTCAATGGAGAAGCGCGACAGAATGCCAGCGAACTTTGTCGCGCCATCCGGCCTTTTGCGGCTGATCGGCATTTCGGTGTGCGGGAATGGGCGTGGATGGCGGTCCGCCCCGCGTTCGCCGCGCGCCTTGCGGAGGCGATCGACACGCTCACGCCCGGGGTGCATGACCCGGACCCGAATATCAGGCGGTTCGCCATTGAAGTCCTGCGGCCGCGCGGTGTCTGGACCCGGCATATTTTAGCTTTGCGACGTGACCCCTCACCGATCCTGCCATTGCTGAATCCTTTGCGGACGGAGACACATAAATATGTCCAGGATTCAGTCGCGAACTGGCTCAATGATGCGGGGAAGGACAATCCGGCGTTTGTCATAGAGCTCTGCCAGTCATGGCGCACCGCGCAGCCTGATCACCCCGGCACGCTGCGCATCTGCCGCCGGGCGCAACGTCGCCTGAAATCCCCCGCCTGA
- a CDS encoding helix-turn-helix transcriptional regulator has product MRQIFARRLRAERDARAITQKQICERTGLGQPFISNVERGKITISLDNAGKVAAALGLPLHKLLEPCGHK; this is encoded by the coding sequence GTGCGGCAGATTTTTGCCCGAAGATTACGTGCGGAGAGAGATGCACGCGCCATTACACAGAAACAGATTTGTGAGAGGACGGGTCTCGGTCAGCCATTTATTTCAAATGTTGAGAGAGGGAAAATCACGATCAGTCTCGACAATGCAGGGAAAGTGGCCGCAGCCCTCGGCCTTCCACTGCATAAGCTTCTCGAACCATGTGGACACAAGTAA
- a CDS encoding NUDIX domain-containing protein produces MSRSDCHPSEKRAHPRPTIATLAVTLRDDSMLLVWRNNTSEAARWGLPGEEVNWGETILDAAQREMSKESGLTTRPRHAFSAHEIIETDDAGNPSRHIIFIAVLCAWIDGQPGGDDAHEARWFRLEDLANPGLNLNANVVEIVRQAAAFHHDHAFGSSMTVGA; encoded by the coding sequence ATGTCTCGCTCAGATTGTCATCCTTCGGAAAAGCGCGCTCATCCGCGCCCGACCATTGCCACCCTGGCCGTCACCCTGCGGGATGACAGCATGCTTCTTGTCTGGCGCAACAACACGTCGGAGGCCGCAAGATGGGGCCTTCCCGGTGAGGAAGTCAATTGGGGCGAGACAATACTCGATGCAGCACAGCGGGAAATGTCGAAGGAATCAGGCCTGACGACCCGGCCACGCCACGCTTTTTCAGCGCATGAAATTATCGAAACTGACGATGCGGGTAACCCCAGCCGCCATATTATTTTCATCGCCGTACTTTGCGCCTGGATTGATGGGCAGCCCGGCGGCGATGATGCGCATGAGGCGCGCTGGTTCCGCCTGGAAGATCTCGCAAATCCGGGTCTGAATCTCAATGCGAATGTCGTTGAAATTGTGCGTCAGGCCGCCGCCTTTCATCACGACCATGCTTTTGGCAGTTCAATGACTGTCGGCGCCTGA
- the thiD gene encoding bifunctional hydroxymethylpyrimidine kinase/phosphomethylpyrimidine kinase produces the protein MKSRTPISNLLTIAGTDPTGGAGIQADLKTFSALGAYGMSVITAVVAQNTRGVRAVTPMTPDCVAAQIDVVFDDVRVDAVKIGMLHDEGIIKAVASRLRHYRPDYIVLDPVMIAKSGDHLLDPNAISALKTYLLPLVTLVTPNLPEAAALLGASIAQSDDEVRAQLHDFSRLGARATLLKGGHSHDVTESTDWLLDMSRAEDEPIAFTSPRINTQCDHGTGCTLSAAIAVLLPQHDLIPSIRRAKTYLDGALGAAHALSVGQGHGPLHHFHALWPTRPAAR, from the coding sequence TTGAAATCACGAACGCCCATTTCGAATCTCCTCACCATCGCGGGCACGGACCCCACGGGCGGGGCCGGTATTCAGGCAGATCTCAAGACATTCTCCGCGCTCGGTGCATATGGCATGTCCGTCATCACCGCCGTGGTGGCGCAAAACACGCGCGGCGTCAGAGCTGTCACCCCGATGACGCCGGACTGTGTCGCCGCCCAGATCGACGTCGTGTTTGATGATGTGCGTGTGGATGCTGTCAAAATCGGCATGTTGCATGATGAGGGCATTATCAAGGCTGTCGCCTCACGCCTGCGCCATTATCGGCCTGATTACATCGTCCTTGACCCTGTCATGATAGCAAAAAGCGGTGACCATCTGCTTGACCCGAACGCGATCAGCGCACTCAAAACGTATTTACTCCCTCTCGTGACGCTTGTGACACCCAACCTGCCGGAAGCGGCCGCCTTACTGGGTGCCTCAATCGCACAATCCGATGATGAAGTCCGGGCGCAATTGCACGATTTCTCAAGGCTCGGCGCGCGCGCCACTTTGCTTAAAGGTGGTCACAGTCATGATGTCACTGAAAGCACGGATTGGCTGCTCGACATGTCGCGCGCCGAGGATGAACCGATTGCCTTCACCTCTCCACGCATCAACACGCAATGCGACCATGGCACAGGTTGCACGCTGTCCGCAGCCATCGCGGTGCTACTGCCGCAGCACGATCTGATCCCTTCCATTCGCCGCGCAAAAACCTATCTTGATGGCGCTCTGGGTGCGGCCCACGCGCTTTCGGTCGGTCAGGGACATGGCCCCCTGCATCATTTCCATGCATTATGGCCGACCCGCCCGGCAGCACGCTGA
- a CDS encoding thiamine phosphate synthase — protein sequence MVSAAQEAIDGGATAIQLREETNDTARMITAGLALKSVLDERQIPLIVNESLDAALAIGASGVQFRTRAKLIPEVRRRLGETALIGLTTFNAAEVAAANPGLIDFIGTGLVYETSGMPDWVTPIGCSGLKAFVDRCRSRLSPSAAQMCRILLMC from the coding sequence GTGGTTTCCGCAGCGCAGGAGGCCATTGATGGCGGGGCGACCGCCATTCAACTTCGGGAAGAAACCAACGATACGGCGCGCATGATCACCGCCGGTCTCGCTCTGAAATCCGTTCTGGATGAGCGTCAAATTCCTCTCATCGTCAATGAGTCCCTGGATGCGGCGCTGGCAATTGGCGCAAGCGGGGTTCAGTTTCGCACCCGGGCCAAGCTTATCCCGGAAGTCCGACGCCGGTTGGGAGAGACAGCGCTGATCGGCCTGACAACGTTTAACGCCGCGGAAGTCGCGGCTGCCAACCCGGGATTGATCGATTTCATCGGGACGGGCCTGGTTTATGAAACATCCGGTATGCCGGATTGGGTGACGCCGATCGGGTGCAGCGGTCTCAAAGCCTTCGTTGATCGGTGCCGGAGCCGGTTGTCGCCCTCGGCGGCACAGATGTGCCGCATATTGCTGATGTGCTGA
- the thiC gene encoding phosphomethylpyrimidine synthase ThiC codes for MTQQDAHATLENAAIEADDARALSLKFGSPQPLSTGPLPASRRIFVAGERDTQINVPMREIDVHPTAGEPPLWVYDTSGPYTDPQARIDIKSGLSRFRTDWVIKRGDVESYDGRVVQAADNGFAKGAQLTPSFPVTNRPLRARQGRAVTQRAYARAGIITPEMEFVAIRENLGRQKMEGAVPEAGEARAAQNFGAAIPDVITPEFVRDEIACGRAIIPANINHPEAEPMIIGRNFLVKINANIGNSAIASSMEEEVDKMVWATRWGADTVMDLSTGRNIHNIREWIIRNSPVPIGTVPLYQALEKVNGVAEDLSWDVYRDTLLEQAEQGVDYMTIHAGLRLHHIPLTVPRIAGIVSRGGSIMAKWCLHHHCESFLYTHFEEICEIARAYDVSFSLGDGLRPGAIADTNDAAQFAELETLGELAKIAAAKDCQVMVEGPGHVPMHKIRENMTKQLAICDEAPFYTLGPLTTDIAPGYDHITSAIGAAMIGWFGTAMLCYVTPKEHLGLPDRQDVKTGVITYKLAAHAADLAKGHPAAQMRDDAVSRARFEFRWEDQFNLSLDPETARDFHDQTLPKDAYKLAHFCSMCGPKFCSMRISHDIRADAQKEGLASMAARYRESGDLYMVQNGSFD; via the coding sequence ATGACCCAACAAGACGCGCACGCAACCCTCGAAAATGCCGCCATCGAGGCCGATGACGCCAGGGCTTTGTCCTTGAAATTTGGCAGTCCCCAACCGCTTTCGACCGGGCCGTTGCCTGCGTCACGGCGCATCTTTGTTGCGGGCGAGCGCGATACGCAGATCAACGTGCCCATGCGGGAGATCGATGTGCACCCGACAGCGGGGGAACCCCCTTTGTGGGTTTACGATACGTCCGGCCCCTATACGGACCCGCAGGCGCGGATCGATATCAAATCCGGGCTTTCGCGTTTCCGAACGGACTGGGTCATCAAGCGTGGCGACGTCGAATCTTATGATGGCCGCGTCGTGCAGGCGGCGGATAATGGTTTCGCCAAAGGGGCGCAGCTCACACCTTCTTTCCCGGTTACCAACCGCCCTTTGCGGGCGCGACAAGGTCGGGCCGTGACGCAACGGGCCTATGCGCGGGCAGGGATCATCACGCCGGAGATGGAATTTGTCGCGATCCGGGAGAATCTCGGGCGGCAGAAGATGGAAGGTGCAGTGCCGGAGGCGGGTGAAGCGCGCGCGGCGCAGAATTTCGGCGCCGCCATCCCGGATGTCATCACGCCTGAATTTGTGCGTGACGAAATTGCATGTGGGCGGGCGATCATCCCGGCCAATATCAACCACCCGGAAGCTGAACCGATGATTATCGGCCGTAATTTCCTTGTCAAAATCAACGCGAATATCGGCAATTCCGCCATTGCCTCCTCCATGGAAGAGGAGGTCGATAAAATGGTCTGGGCCACGCGTTGGGGAGCGGATACGGTGATGGATCTATCGACCGGGCGGAATATCCATAACATCCGGGAATGGATCATCCGGAATTCCCCCGTGCCCATCGGCACCGTACCGCTTTATCAGGCGCTGGAAAAAGTGAATGGTGTGGCGGAAGATCTCTCCTGGGACGTCTATCGCGACACATTGCTGGAGCAGGCGGAGCAGGGCGTAGATTATATGACGATCCATGCGGGTCTTCGGCTGCATCACATCCCGCTGACGGTGCCGCGCATCGCGGGGATCGTCTCACGCGGCGGGTCGATCATGGCGAAATGGTGCCTGCATCATCATTGTGAAAGCTTCCTCTATACGCATTTTGAGGAGATCTGCGAGATCGCCCGCGCCTATGACGTTAGTTTCTCACTGGGCGATGGGTTGCGCCCGGGCGCGATTGCCGACACCAATGACGCCGCGCAATTCGCTGAGCTTGAGACATTGGGGGAACTCGCAAAAATCGCCGCCGCGAAAGATTGTCAGGTGATGGTTGAAGGGCCGGGCCACGTCCCCATGCATAAAATCCGGGAGAATATGACGAAGCAGCTCGCCATTTGCGATGAAGCTCCTTTTTACACACTGGGCCCGCTGACGACTGATATCGCGCCGGGATATGATCACATTACCTCCGCGATTGGCGCGGCAATGATTGGTTGGTTCGGGACGGCCATGCTCTGTTACGTTACCCCCAAAGAGCATCTCGGATTACCTGATCGTCAGGATGTCAAAACGGGCGTCATCACTTATAAACTGGCGGCCCATGCGGCTGATTTGGCGAAGGGTCACCCCGCCGCGCAGATGCGGGATGACGCCGTCTCACGTGCGCGGTTTGAGTTTCGGTGGGAGGATCAGTTCAATCTTTCCCTTGACCCGGAAACGGCGCGTGATTTCCATGACCAGACCCTCCCGAAAGATGCGTATAAGCTGGCGCATTTCTGTTCCATGTGCGGGCCGAAATTCTGCTCCATGCGGATTTCCCACGATATTCGCGCCGATGCCCAGAAAGAGGGGCTTGCCTCCATGGCCGCGCGCTATCGGGAAAGTGGCGACCTCTATATGGTGCAGAACGGGTCATTTGACTGA
- a CDS encoding glycosyltransferase family 61 protein produces the protein MQVQAEFDHFTTPRAAFLPKRFFISRAQSADQRISAQDQTVIDTVLAAHEIATVSLDDMDVSTQIALFRGAELIIAPHGAGLANLAFARPGTAVLELNRQLDG, from the coding sequence TTGCAGGTCCAGGCGGAATTTGACCACTTCACAACGCCGCGCGCCGCTTTTCTGCCAAAGCGGTTTTTTATCTCCCGCGCGCAATCGGCTGATCAGCGTATTTCCGCTCAGGACCAGACGGTGATCGATACTGTGCTGGCGGCGCACGAGATCGCGACGGTTAGTCTTGATGATATGGATGTATCAACTCAGATCGCGCTTTTCCGCGGAGCGGAACTCATCATCGCACCCCACGGGGCCGGCCTGGCTAATCTCGCCTTTGCCCGGCCCGGCACAGCCGTGCTGGAACTGAACCGCCAGCTGGACGGGTAG
- a CDS encoding tetratricopeptide repeat protein produces the protein MIIGGNTPPGAGNLTAQGGISSAPGAMIVDADQTNFMAEAIDASRERPVLVNFWAPWCGPCKELTPVLEKVVTAAQDRVKLVKLDVEANAALATHLVQIGLPLQSIPLVAVFYKGQVLDIMQGAQRESDAKRFVENILKSAGAEIPSAELMAADQQALQAQNGADAAGHFSSLLEVEPENPEGWAGLIRAMLILDDVEGAEEAASQVPDTIAEHAAILAAKSSIDVHREGREAAETLLELISTDRNWKEGAAKTELLRLFEAWGGADPLMREMRRELSFILFS, from the coding sequence ATGATCATCGGGGGCAACACGCCGCCGGGCGCTGGCAACCTGACGGCGCAAGGCGGCATATCATCAGCACCAGGCGCCATGATTGTCGATGCGGATCAGACAAACTTCATGGCGGAGGCCATTGATGCCAGCCGTGAGCGCCCCGTCCTCGTTAATTTCTGGGCCCCGTGGTGTGGCCCCTGCAAAGAGTTGACACCGGTGCTTGAAAAAGTGGTAACCGCCGCGCAGGACCGCGTGAAGCTCGTCAAACTGGATGTTGAGGCAAATGCCGCTTTGGCCACCCATCTCGTGCAGATCGGGCTGCCCCTGCAATCCATTCCCCTTGTCGCGGTTTTTTACAAGGGTCAGGTATTGGACATTATGCAGGGCGCGCAGCGGGAGAGCGACGCCAAGCGTTTCGTCGAGAATATCCTGAAGTCAGCAGGCGCGGAAATACCCAGCGCGGAACTTATGGCCGCGGATCAGCAAGCTTTACAGGCGCAGAATGGTGCGGACGCCGCCGGACATTTCAGCAGTCTCCTGGAAGTCGAGCCGGAAAACCCGGAGGGCTGGGCGGGCCTGATACGCGCCATGTTGATCCTTGACGACGTGGAGGGCGCAGAGGAGGCTGCATCCCAGGTGCCCGACACTATCGCGGAACATGCCGCCATCCTCGCCGCGAAATCCTCCATTGACGTCCACCGGGAAGGCCGGGAAGCGGCTGAAACATTGCTGGAGCTCATCAGCACGGACCGAAACTGGAAAGAGGGTGCCGCTAAAACCGAGCTTCTCCGTCTTTTTGAAGCCTGGGGCGGAGCGGACCCGCTGATGCGGGAAATGCGACGTGAACTTTCTTTCATTCTGTTTTCGTGA
- a CDS encoding Trm112 family protein, with product MSQNPDIFDEELLDILICPLTQTSLTYNAETQELISAAAKKAYPIRDGIPVMLPEEARTLD from the coding sequence ATGAGCCAGAACCCAGATATTTTCGATGAGGAACTCCTTGACATCCTCATCTGCCCCTTGACGCAGACCTCTCTGACTTACAATGCCGAAACGCAGGAACTCATCAGCGCGGCGGCAAAAAAGGCCTATCCCATTCGGGATGGTATTCCCGTCATGCTCCCGGAAGAAGCGCGAACACTGGATTGA